AATAAGTTTGTTTATAGAATAAAAAAGTGCTACAGTACATACTTTGATATAATGTGattttatgaaaaatacataAATGGTGAATATTCTACAAACTGGTATAATCACATGGTTTCATGCAACTTTGTAGAGGTGTAATACATATCTTGAGGGAGGGAATGCTCTTGGATGCTATAGAGCAGCTGAGGAAAGATCTTTTCCAACTAAAAGAAGTACGATTCGCATCGAGAGGAGAAGAAAAAAACATGAGATGTTACAAAAGGTAAAAATGCATGCAACATGGACCATGACCGAGCAACAGTGCCAAGGCAATTGTACGCATTAGAGAAAAAGAGATACCTGCTCCAAAGCGGCAAAATCTTCGTTTTGTTTCTGTGAAGTGAATTCCAACTTGTTCTCCACGCTGTGCTCAAATGACGTGTGTCCCCTTGACGCATTGCTAAAGAAATCATCACTTGGATTAAAATAAGCCGGTGTCGGAAGGGGTTCGATGGGAGAATATGCTGTAGAAGAATCATGAATTGCAGACGATGCAGCAGCATTGCTGCCGGGAAGTGTTGCATTCGTGAACTTGTCTTTCTCAACAAAAGGGCGGCCAGAAACAGAAGAATCTTTAACAATGTTATCAAGGAAAGAAGGACGAGATCTTCTGGGAAATGGTTCAGCAACAACTGAATGTGAGGGACCATTAAATAAACCACCCGTGTTAGAGTTTAAACCAGTTGAACGTGATTCAGATGCCCATTGACTTCCAAAACCCGTCAAATTCCCCACTGCATTACTAGGCTGTCTTTCCTCCAAACCAAATGTTAAATGATTCTTCGACTCCAGATGGCTATGACCAAACTCTGACGAAGATGCTGGCAAATCCATACGCGAGAGAACTGAATCTGCAATCATGACAGAACATGTTACATGACACAATAATAGATTTTCAACTGTCACACTAAGTACCTGCTTAAACAACTCTACTTACCAGACTCCTGATCTAAAACATTGGTGACATGTCCCTTGGTAAAGACTTTAGCAGCAAAATCATTGGTGCCTCCATTTGCATTTGGAAAGCTTACAGAAGAACTAAAGTACTTATCAGATCCATAAGAATTTGAGTGAGACTCACTACTACTATAAACTTGAGAAGCACTGGGTCTACTAGACGATATTGCATCTGCAAATCTTCCTCTTCCTGTATCACTCCCAGACTTACCATTAATATCATCTGCTAATTGTGGAAAGTCAGAACCTGACTGGTAGTTTAAAAGTGGATCCTCATGGCCCTTTCCCACTTGATTAGGTAATTTCTGAAGCAACTCAGGTCCGCTTAACTTATCAATTTGGGTATCGATGTGTGCAGGAGAAACCGATTCAGACCCATTATAATGAGTGAAAACATGTGATTTGCCAGTGTGGTTAGAAAAAACAGAAGCTCCTGACACTGCGTCAGAGCTATCATCAGTAAGAGCATTGACAGACAATGCTTGTCCATATCCTGCAGCTTGTTTCTCAGATGGTGTAGTATCATCAGTACGAGGTTGGCTAGATGATGGTTGCTTTTTGGCCGCTCCTCTCTTCTTTTTGAACTCTTCCAGCTAAGAGAAACAGCACATttgtatattaaaaaaaatggaataGATTGGTCCTCTGATTTTTGCAAATAGCAAGTACATATATAAAGTTGAACAACCTTAAGCCATGTTGAGACTGATTAGCATGTAATACTTGAAGTAACAACAAGAACATAGTTTGAATTCAGCACAACACTATAACAGTACCCAATCATTTAGCATTGACTATGGTGCCCCTTACCCGATACAAAATCTCTCTCCCCTGTAAC
This genomic stretch from Spinacia oleracea cultivar Varoflay chromosome 3, BTI_SOV_V1, whole genome shotgun sequence harbors:
- the LOC110776838 gene encoding protein BLISTER: MASAQVLPKPAVSSRKKKDLEAGKRLLEEFKKKRGAAKKQPSSSQPRTDDTTPSEKQAAGYGQALSVNALTDDSSDAVSGASVFSNHTGKSHVFTHYNGSESVSPAHIDTQIDKLSGPELLQKLPNQVGKGHEDPLLNYQSGSDFPQLADDINGKSGSDTGRGRFADAISSSRPSASQVYSSSESHSNSYGSDKYFSSSVSFPNANGGTNDFAAKVFTKGHVTNVLDQESDSVLSRMDLPASSSEFGHSHLESKNHLTFGLEERQPSNAVGNLTGFGSQWASESRSTGLNSNTGGLFNGPSHSVVAEPFPRRSRPSFLDNIVKDSSVSGRPFVEKDKFTNATLPGSNAAASSAIHDSSTAYSPIEPLPTPAYFNPSDDFFSNASRGHTSFEHSVENKLEFTSQKQNEDFAALEQHIEDLTQDKFSLQRTLEASKTLTESLASENSSLTESYNQQASIVSQLKADMERLQDEIKALLAELEAIKAEYVNAQLECNAADERAKLLASEVISLEEKALRLRSNELKLERELENSSAEIASYKKKMSSLDKERRDLLQTIDALQEEKKLLQSKLRTASAGGIPIVPSKGHVKKDASTSTNDLGPDETRDSSEQAASNIQMLENVDNLLLLQSNSAGHEDFALSIPPDQVQTIQNINSLITEIISEKEELMQALITEVSTSTKLKELNKELSQKLEVQTQRLELLTAQSMASEGIVSKQPTASHIVRETVAYADEGDEVVERVLGWIMKLFPGGPSKRRTSRL